Within Bacteroidota bacterium, the genomic segment CTATCCAGATATTGTTATAATCCCAGGCAAAGATCCCACCGTAATTAACATTTGGCAAACCCGCTCCGCTCCTGTTCCAGGTGGTCCCGCCGTCAACACTGCGATAAACATTGTATCCGGCTATTCCTGGAATGGAGTCACCTGCAATGATCACATTATTGGTATCCAAAATACAGACATCGGAATATCCGCTCGCGGGTAACTGGATAGAATCACCCTGCCTGAACCAGTTATTACCTCCATCACTTGTCTTCATAACAAGTCCGTAGGAATTGGAAATACCACCGACCGCCCAGCCAAACAGCTTCAGAACGGGAGTGTCATCTTTATCCTCGTCTTTTTTCTTACAGGAAGGCATTGACAGGGCTATTGACAATGCAATCAAAACGATAAACTTCAATGATTTCATAACGATAAGTTAATAATGGATTGAACTTATAAAGATAGATTATATCCTGCTTTAAGTACTAATTTTTTGATAAAAATTGTAAAGTCACTACTTTTGGAAAAAGCTATTCTACAATGATTGAACGCAAAAACTTTACAAAATTCGAGATCCGTGTAGGCGATATCAATTACGGCGGACATATGGGCAACGATAAGGCCCTGCTTCTTTTTCACGATGCAAGGATACGCTTCCTGAATGAAATCGCTTGCACAGAAAAGGATATCGGTAACGGTACCGGGATCATCATGACGGAAGCCCATGTATATTTTCTGAAAGAAATATTCCTCCATGATATTCTGTTAGCCAGCGTTTCTGTTTCTGATGTTTCCACCGCGGCTTTCGTAGTAAATTATTCTTTCACCAGGGAAAGCGATGGTAAGGAAGTCCTGAAAGGCTCCACGAAAATCCTGGCTTATGATTACCAGAGGCAGAAAGTGACGAGGATACCGGAAGGATTGGCAGAAATATTCGTAAAGTAAGTTGGGGGACTGGGGGCTGGGGGACTGGGGGACTGGGAGACTG encodes:
- a CDS encoding thioesterase family protein, with translation MIERKNFTKFEIRVGDINYGGHMGNDKALLLFHDARIRFLNEIACTEKDIGNGTGIIMTEAHVYFLKEIFLHDILLASVSVSDVSTAAFVVNYSFTRESDGKEVLKGSTKILAYDYQRQKVTRIPEGLAEIFVK